A genomic segment from Rubrobacter tropicus encodes:
- the rpsA gene encoding 30S ribosomal protein S1, with amino-acid sequence MTDTTEKTTRELTMKDFFREENGEVVPVDESVLIDFKDGDIVEGEVVRIDRDEVLVDIGYKSEGLVPSNELTIRKGADPHDVVDLGQRLEALVLQKEDADGRLILSAKRAAFERAWNRIEESYNEQRTVEGPVIEVVKGGLILDIGLRGFLPASLVDIRRVRNLESFLGQKLECKVIELNRSRNNVVLSRRAVLEEERKEEREKILTSLEEGQIIKGTVSNLVDFGAFVDLEGIDGLIHISELSWQHVDHPSEVVEVGEEVEVKVLEVDRDRERISLGLKQTRKDPWQEIVEKVNVGEQIQGRVTKLVSFGAFVEVAEGVEGLIHISELAEHHVETPDEIVRSGDEVDARIIDVDAKRRRLSLSLRPKREEREERADRPPRQRDDRPPRRDERSDRGTDRGRGGTEGSGLRTGAFDSLSDLDLEER; translated from the coding sequence ATGACTGACACCACCGAAAAGACCACCCGCGAGTTGACGATGAAGGACTTCTTCCGGGAAGAGAACGGAGAGGTCGTTCCCGTCGACGAGAGCGTCCTCATAGATTTCAAGGACGGCGACATAGTCGAGGGCGAGGTAGTCCGCATCGACCGGGACGAGGTGCTCGTCGACATCGGGTACAAGTCCGAAGGGCTCGTCCCGTCCAACGAGCTGACCATCCGCAAGGGCGCCGACCCGCACGACGTGGTCGACCTCGGCCAGCGCCTCGAAGCACTGGTGCTTCAGAAAGAGGACGCCGACGGCAGGCTCATACTCTCGGCCAAGCGTGCCGCCTTCGAGCGGGCGTGGAACCGGATCGAGGAGTCCTACAACGAGCAGCGGACCGTCGAGGGCCCGGTCATCGAGGTCGTCAAGGGCGGCCTGATCCTGGACATCGGCCTGCGCGGCTTCCTGCCGGCGAGCCTGGTGGACATCCGGCGCGTCAGGAACCTCGAGTCCTTCCTCGGCCAGAAGCTGGAGTGCAAGGTCATCGAGCTCAACCGCAGCCGCAACAACGTGGTGCTCTCGCGCCGCGCCGTGCTCGAAGAGGAGCGCAAGGAGGAGCGGGAGAAGATCCTCACCTCCCTCGAAGAGGGCCAGATCATCAAGGGCACCGTCTCGAACCTCGTGGACTTCGGCGCGTTCGTCGACCTCGAGGGCATCGACGGCCTGATCCACATAAGCGAGCTCTCCTGGCAGCACGTCGACCACCCGTCCGAGGTCGTCGAGGTGGGCGAGGAGGTCGAGGTCAAGGTCCTCGAAGTGGACAGGGACCGGGAGAGGATCTCGCTCGGGCTCAAGCAGACCCGCAAGGACCCGTGGCAGGAGATCGTCGAGAAGGTGAACGTCGGCGAGCAGATCCAGGGCCGCGTCACCAAGCTGGTCTCCTTCGGCGCCTTCGTCGAGGTCGCGGAGGGGGTCGAGGGCCTGATCCACATCTCCGAGCTCGCGGAGCACCACGTCGAGACGCCGGACGAGATCGTACGCTCCGGCGACGAGGTCGACGCCCGCATCATCGACGTCGACGCGAAGCGCCGCCGCCTCTCGCTCTCCCTGCGTCCGAAGCGCGAGGAGCGTGAAGAGCGGGCCGACCGCCCGCCGCGCCAGCGCGACGACCGTCCTCCGCGCCGCGACGAGCGTTCCGACCGCGGCACCGACCGGGGCCGGGGCGGCACCGAAGGTAGCGGCCTGCGCACGGGCGCCTTCGACTCGCTCTCCGACCTGGACCTCGAGGAGAGATAA
- a CDS encoding DNA polymerase I: MRVYLIDGFSLLYRAFYALPQSISTSSGLPTNALYGFTSMILKLLESEEEVGLGVVWDAGKPQFRMDVFPDYKAQRSAMPEELKVQLDHLDEILDAMNIPAVRAEGFEADDALATMSRQIPEGTELFIVTGDQDAMQLVDGNVKVLRTTRGVSETKTYGRDEVVEEYGVTPEQIPDYKALIGDPSDNIPGVRGIGPKGASNLLQRFGTVAEIYENLDDISAKGTRKKLEEGKDSAFMSLELAKMRFDAPVRFDPEALRFEGVSPESHDVVLRRYEFRTLQPRFATLPVIGGEAPPPPERLEVSVSEEPVELSFEPVAAAPVGEGGRWCVAVSEGEVRLVDGVPDVPLKVHDAKQLGVRGAAFDTFLAAYLVKPGLGSYELEALAGERGLAEVEVGQEDPEVEAAARRAALIFALYPKLQSELEEMGLARLYYDVELPLADVLGEVEDVGMPVDRAALEEIGEDLVGRISDLETRIYEEVGHEFNIGSPKQLGEVLFEEMGLPPIRKTKTGYSTDAKVLEQLRIQGHTIAELVVEYREYAKLKGTYIDGLRDLITEDGRIHTTLRQAATSTGRISSDKPNLQNIPIRTETGARIRDAFTASPGRRLVVADYSQIELRILAHMTGEPSLVESFENGEDIHTRTASEVFDTRMESVTPELRRRAKMVNFGILYGISGFGLATRLGNVHPAEAERYIKRYFERYPRVTEFMKETLEEAEELGYSTTLFGRRRYVPELKNSNKNVRKLGERLAFNAKVQGTAADIIKVAMVDLQARLRSFGADMIMQVHDELVFDVDRGREETVAALAIDRMVAAYDLHPPLEVEAKVGERWGRVRPLAVNEVN; the protein is encoded by the coding sequence GTACGGCTTTACGAGCATGATCCTGAAGCTTTTGGAATCGGAAGAAGAGGTGGGCCTCGGCGTGGTCTGGGACGCGGGCAAGCCCCAGTTCCGCATGGACGTCTTCCCGGATTACAAGGCCCAACGCTCGGCGATGCCGGAGGAGCTCAAGGTCCAGCTCGACCACCTGGACGAGATCCTGGACGCCATGAACATCCCCGCCGTGCGTGCCGAAGGCTTCGAGGCCGACGACGCCTTGGCGACGATGTCGCGCCAGATCCCGGAGGGCACCGAGCTGTTCATAGTCACGGGCGACCAGGACGCGATGCAGTTGGTCGACGGAAACGTGAAGGTGCTGCGGACGACGCGCGGCGTCTCGGAGACCAAGACTTATGGGCGGGACGAGGTCGTCGAGGAGTACGGGGTTACGCCGGAGCAGATCCCGGACTACAAGGCCCTCATCGGCGACCCGTCCGACAACATCCCCGGCGTCCGCGGCATCGGCCCGAAGGGAGCTTCGAACCTGCTCCAGAGGTTCGGCACGGTGGCGGAGATCTACGAGAACCTGGACGATATCTCCGCAAAAGGCACCCGCAAGAAGCTGGAGGAGGGCAAGGACAGCGCCTTCATGTCGCTGGAGCTGGCGAAGATGCGTTTCGACGCGCCGGTCCGGTTCGACCCGGAGGCGCTGCGTTTCGAGGGCGTCTCCCCGGAGAGCCACGACGTCGTCCTGCGCCGCTACGAGTTCCGAACCCTCCAGCCGCGCTTCGCGACGCTTCCCGTCATCGGTGGTGAGGCGCCACCGCCCCCCGAGAGGCTGGAAGTGAGCGTCTCGGAGGAGCCGGTGGAGCTGTCCTTCGAGCCAGTCGCGGCGGCGCCGGTCGGGGAGGGCGGCCGGTGGTGCGTGGCCGTCTCCGAGGGGGAGGTGCGGCTCGTCGATGGCGTGCCCGACGTCCCCTTGAAGGTCCACGACGCGAAGCAGCTCGGGGTGCGGGGGGCGGCCTTCGACACGTTTCTCGCGGCGTACCTCGTCAAGCCGGGTCTCGGGAGCTACGAGCTGGAGGCGCTTGCCGGGGAGCGGGGGCTGGCCGAGGTCGAAGTGGGGCAGGAGGACCCCGAGGTCGAGGCGGCGGCGCGTAGGGCGGCCCTCATCTTCGCGCTTTACCCGAAGCTGCAGTCCGAACTCGAAGAGATGGGGCTCGCCCGTCTCTACTACGACGTCGAGTTGCCGCTGGCGGACGTGCTCGGGGAGGTCGAGGACGTCGGGATGCCCGTCGACCGGGCCGCCCTCGAAGAGATCGGCGAGGATCTCGTCGGGCGGATAAGCGACCTCGAGACCCGCATCTACGAGGAGGTCGGCCACGAGTTCAACATCGGCTCGCCGAAGCAGCTCGGCGAGGTCCTCTTCGAGGAGATGGGCCTTCCGCCGATCCGAAAGACGAAGACGGGCTACTCGACCGACGCGAAGGTGCTCGAGCAGTTGCGCATCCAGGGCCACACCATAGCCGAGCTCGTAGTCGAGTACCGGGAGTACGCCAAGCTAAAGGGCACCTACATAGACGGGCTGCGCGACCTCATCACCGAAGACGGCCGCATCCACACCACGCTGAGACAGGCGGCGACGTCGACCGGGCGCATCTCGAGCGACAAGCCGAACCTCCAGAACATCCCCATCAGGACCGAGACCGGCGCGCGCATCCGGGACGCTTTCACGGCCTCCCCGGGTAGGCGCCTCGTCGTCGCGGACTACTCGCAGATAGAGCTCAGGATACTCGCCCACATGACCGGCGAACCGTCGCTCGTCGAGTCGTTCGAGAACGGCGAGGATATACATACGAGGACGGCCTCGGAGGTCTTCGACACGCGGATGGAGAGCGTTACGCCGGAGTTGCGCCGGCGGGCGAAGATGGTCAACTTCGGGATCCTGTACGGGATCTCCGGTTTTGGCCTAGCCACACGGCTCGGAAACGTGCACCCGGCGGAGGCCGAGCGCTACATCAAGCGGTACTTCGAGCGTTACCCGCGGGTAACGGAGTTTATGAAGGAGACTCTGGAGGAGGCCGAGGAGCTCGGGTACTCGACGACGCTGTTCGGGCGGCGGCGGTACGTGCCGGAGCTGAAGAACTCGAACAAGAACGTCAGGAAGCTCGGGGAGAGGCTCGCGTTCAACGCGAAGGTCCAGGGGACGGCGGCCGACATCATCAAGGTGGCCATGGTGGACTTGCAGGCCAGGTTACGGTCTTTCGGGGCGGACATGATCATGCAGGTCCACGACGAGCTGGTCTTCGACGTGGACCGCGGCCGGGAAGAGACGGTCGCCGCGCTCGCCATCGACAGGATGGTCGCCGCCTACGACCTGCACCCGCCGCTGGAGGTAGAAGCCAAGGTGGGGGAGCGCTGGGGGCGGGTGCGACCTCTGGCGGTGAATGAGGTAAACTAG